The genomic stretch agaatttgtccatttcttccaggttgtccattttattggcatagagtttcttgtagtaatctctcatgatcttttgtatttctgcagtgtcagttgttacttctcctttttcatttctaattctattgatttgagtcttctccctttttttcttgaggagtctggctaatggtttatcaattttgtttatcttctcaaagaaccagcttttagttttattgaatctttgctatcgtttccttcatttctttttcatttatttctgatcttatctttatgatttctttccttctgctaactttgggggatttttgttcttctttctctaattgctttaggtgcagggtcaggttgtttactcgagatgctTCCTGTAtcttaaggtgggattgcattgctataacttcccccttagaactgcttttgctgcgtcccataggttttgggtcgtcgtgtctccattgccatttgttcctaggtatttttttatttcctctttgatttcttcagtgatcacttcgttattgagtagtgtattgtttagcctccatgtgtttgtatttttacagatcttttcctgtaattgatgtctagtctcatagcattgtggtcggaaaagatactttgataccatttcaattttcttaaatttaccaaggcatgatttgtgacccaacatatgctctatcctggagaatgttccatgagcacttgagaaaaatgtgtattctgttgtttttggatggaatgtcctataaatatcaattaagtccatcttgtttaatgtatcatttaaagcttgtgtttccttatttattttcattttggatgatctgtccattggtgaaagtggggtgttaaagtcccctactatgagtgtgttactgtcgatttccccttttatggctgttattatttgccttatgtattgaggtgctcctatgttgggtgcataaatatttacaattgttatatcttcttcttggatcgatcccttgatcattatgtagtgtccttcttggtctcttctaatagtctttattttaaagtctattttgtctgatataagaattgctactccagctttcttttgatttccatttgcatggaatatctttttccatccccttactttcaatctgtatgtgtctctaggtctgaagtgggtctcttgtagacagcatatatatgggtcttgtttttgtatccattcagccaatctgtgtcttttggtgggagcatttagtccatttacatttaaggtaattattgatatgtatgttcctattcccatttccttaattgttttgggttcgttattgtaggtcttttccttctgttgtgtttcttgcctagagaagttcctttagcatttgttgtaaagctggtttggtggtgctgaactctctcagcttttgcttgtctgtaaacgttttaatttctccatcaaatctgaatgagatccttgctgggtagagtaatcttggttgcaggtttttctccttcatcactttaattacgtcctgccactcccttctggcttgtagagtttctgctgaaagatcagctgttaacctgatggggattcccttgtgtgttatttgttgtttttcccttgctgcttttaatatgatttctttgtgtttaatttttgacactttgattaatatgtgttttggcatatttctccttggatttattctgtatgggactctctgtgcctcctggacttgattaactatttcctttcctatattagggaagttttcaactataatctcttcaaatattttctcagtccctttctttttctcttcttcttctggaacccctataattcgaatgttggtgcgtttaatgttgtcccagaggtctctgagactgtcctctgttcttttcattcttttttctttattttgctctgcatcagttatttccactattttatctaccacctcacttatccgttcttctgcctaagttattctgctattgatcccatctagagtatttttcatttcatttattgtgtttttaatcgatgcttgattcatctttagttcttctaggtccctgttaactgtttcttgcattttgtctattctatttccaagattttggatcttggaaatagaatcttggatcatctttactatcattattctgaattctttttcaggtagactgcctattacctcttcatttgttaggtctggtgggtttttatcttgctccttctcctgctgtgtttttctgtcttctcattttgcttatcttactgtgtttggggtctcctttttgcaggctgcaggttcttagttcctgttgtttttggtgtctgtccccagtggctaaggttggttcagtgggttgtgtaggcttcctggtggaggggattagtgcctgtgttctggtggatgaggctggatcttgtctttctggtggacaggtccacgtctggtggtgtattttggggtgtctgtggactttttatgattttaggcagcctctctgctaatgggtggcgttgtgttcctgtcttgctagttgtttggcatagggtgtccagcactgtagcttgctggtcgttgggtgaagctgggtgctggtgttgagatggcgatctctggaagattttcaccgtttgatattatgtggagctgggtggtgtcttgtggaccagtgtcctgaagttggctctcccacctcagaggcacagcactgactcctggctcctcaatttgggatgattcgttgtctattcatgtattccacagatgcagggtacatcaagttgattgtggagctttaatccgctgcttctgaggctgctgggagagatttccctttctcttctttgttctcacagctcccgggtctcagctttggatttggccccacctctccgtgtaggtcaccggagggcgtctgttcttcgctcagacaggacagggttaaaggagcagccacttcggggactctggctccctcaggccggggggaagggaggggcatggagtgcgggtggagcctgcagtggcagaggccggcgtgacgttgcaccagcccgaggcacactgtgcgttctcccagggaagccgtccctggatcccggaacctcggcagtgatgggctgcacaggctcctcggaaggggggcgtggacagtgacctgcgctcgcacacaggcctcgcggtggcggcagcagcaccagcgtcccacgcccgtctctggggtacgcgctttcagccgcggctcacgcccgtctctggagctcctccaagcagcgctcttaatcccctctcctcgcgcaccaggaaacaaagagggaagaaaaagtctcttgcctcttcggcaggtccaaactttttcccggactccctcccggctagctgtggcgcattagccccttcaggctgtgttcacgccgccaaccccagtcctctcccttcgctccgactgaagcccgagcctcagctcccagcgctgcccgccccggcgggcgagcagacaagactctcgggctggtgagtgccggttggcaccgatcctctgtgcgggaatctctccgctttgccctacccaggtacgtggggagtttcttgccttttgggaggtctgaggtcttctgccagtgtacagtaggtgttctgtaggagttgttccacgtgtagctgtatttctggtgtatctctcCACTTTGGAGTTGTCTGGATGGAATTAGTCCCAGTAGGAGCTGGACTTCAGGTACCAGGAACTCTCTTAAAGCGGTGTAGCAGTTATCAGGGAAAGcaatattaaaacaatatttttgttCATCGGATTGATAAAAATTTCCGCTTCTGCTGgaagcctttttcttttcctttgtgcttagtctagcGTCACTTGCTCACGGGTACTGAGTGCAGAGGCCTGGCACCGGGCACTTCAGAACAGAGTTCCTGGTGCAAAATGGCTCCAATTTCTGCTTTTAGCCAGGTTTGTGACTGTTCCTGGACCATTATGGGTGCCTCCAGCCATGATGACATTATTTGGAATAAtgccatttctccaaacaagGCATTATTCCTCTAAACAGAAAGAGATGTATCTGGGTCTTTGTGGAAACATACTTAGTtcctgagaaaaaaattaagtcaaacaagattttagttttagttttttggtatCATACAAGTGAAAACAGTACATTTATGGGCTGAAATATATGTCTAAATAGAAGACACAGAAATCCATTTTCTATAGTTTAGACATAATTTTAGACACTGTGGCAAGTCTAACATGGTGGACACAAAGTCAAGGTTTGAACGATATTCTTGCTGTGTGAGGGCTGTAAGGCAGGTCCATTTGAACAAAAACCTTGTGGGTacacttttcttcttttgcccCTCCCTTTCCATTGCCcattttgccttttcttcttccttccttcctggtcCTATTCTCACACCTCCTTCTCTGAAGATCTTTCTaccctccctctcttttccttgCCCTGCCTTCTCCTCCTTGCCCTTTAAAACTCCCACCCCTTGACTGAATCCCAACTCAACTTTAGGAAAACAAGTTGGTCAAACTGATCCTCAGAAAGTGGTGTCAACGGCTAACTCACTAACACTCAGCCTTCAGTGTTCATCTGTTAGCCCAAGAAGAAGCCAGCAGGTAGAATAATGGCAGATTGTCTAGGAAAGCCATTTGAGTCCCTCTGGGTCTTTCATAAAAtcactccagggcctccctggtggcgcagtggttgagagtccgcctgccgatgcagggaacacgggttcgtgccccgatcccggaggatcccacatgccgcggagcggctgggcccgcgagccatggccgcggggcctgtgtgtccagagcctgtgctccgcaacgggagaggccacagcagtgagaggcccgcatacagcaaaaaaaaaaaaaaaaaaaaaaaaaatcactccagtGAGCCTATGGTGCGTATATTTTGAGACAACCTAGTACTCTGTctcagttttctgtttttctttagagTGGAACCTGGACCATCACGTGTGGCAGGGAGTGTTGTAGAGGGAGATctagggctggttccttctggtcGCACCTTAGTCAAGTCCTGAGCCCTTCCTTTTACTCCATCAGTGGATCCCTCTGGACATCCAAGTTTTCACTTTCTGCTCTGGGCTATTGTGCCATGTGTTGTTCACACAGGGTCATTCTTCTTGAATGACCAGCATGTTTTGTGTTGACTGGTGCCTGTGACTGGCCTTCACTGACTCCCATAAGAAGGACTCTGACCTTGATGTAGATTCCCCTTACTCATGGCTTCCCAGCGGTAAGGAGGGCTGCCTGCAGTTGGAGGTTCTATTCTTGGAACTTCCTCTCCCCAAAGCACTGTGGTTCATAGCCAGCTGCCTGGGCTGGTATTAGACCACCTCTCCTTTTCATTTCACAGGGACAGGACCCCTCACACAACTTCTTGgtttccattttgtttgtttgttttgttttttagttcatGTATATTTCTAATAGGTATATTGGATTCTGTGTCCCAGTCAGCATAACTCTCCCCAGTTTTGAAACAGTTCAGATAATTATCTGACCTCACTTTCTAAACATCACTTAACTCTAACACGAGAGAAAAGTCTTCAGTTTGTCAGGAGCAGAACTTgaatggagaagagaaaaacaaagcccataattataataaatatgcaATAGCACAGCAGCAGCATTTAGgatctttaaaattatattcaggTCCTTTtatgtctcacttatttcacttagcataatgtcctcaaagttcatctgcagcatgtgtcagaacttccttcctttttaaggctgaataatattctatggtATGTAcataccacgttttgtttatccattcatctgttgatggatattgggttgtttccaccttttggctattgtgaacaatgctgctatgaactttggtgTGCAAATATTTGTTCAAGTCCTAATTTTTGATTATTTGGGGTATATACCATAGAAACAGATCATATGCTTTATCATACCTccctattctattccatttagCTGCCTATTCTTTCATCAGAACGAtacctttcttttttatactgcatgttttgtttgtttgttttttaacatctttattggcatataattgctttacaacggtgtgttagtttctgctttataacaaagtgaatcagttacagatatacatatgttcccatatctcttccctcttgtgtctccctccctcccacccttcctatcccacccctctaggtggtcacaaagcaccgagctgatctccctgtgctatgcgcctgcttcccactagctatctattttacgtttgattaTCCTgcatgttttaataatttttttttgtatccaaaATGTGTTTATTGGGATGGTTTCCCATTCATCTTGATTCAGGGTGATTTTACTGCTGCTTCTGTCTGAAGGAGCAACCTTCTGTAAGCCTTGCTTTTCCTCTTGTAGGCTGGCAGAGGACAGTAGAGCAGCCAACACACAAAACTACTGTTTGTGCATGGCTAAAGACAGTGGTGATTTTATAGCATCCCGGGCATTTCACATCCATGACATAGGAACTGGGGCTCTGCATCAAGCACTTCTTCTTGTGTTTCATCTTCTCTTCTGGAGAGGGATGAAGGAAATCCTTTGCAAGAGGCATGTTCTCGTGGGAAGGTCGTCACTGCCGGAAAGGTTGTATGTTTTAATATCTGATAGGACTGGTCTCTGAACTCCACCCTCCCTCCATATCTTACTTTTTCTGAATTACATTGagtattttctcttatttattggGAAGAACTTTAGAAACTGATACATTATCACGCTAACAAAAGAGACACCTTTGTTTAcaaccattctttttttattttttggccataccgcacaacttgcgggatcttagctccccgatcagggattgaacctgggcctacGGCactgaaagtgccaagtcctaaccacaagactgccagggaactccctgtttACAaccattctttatatattccttaCTGTATTCTGATGCAGTTCATATGTGCTCCAAACATCCATGGTGATTTATACTGGAAGTGGTGTGCATGCAATTTGTGATTTTGTTGAAATATTATTGCAATAGCTTTAGAAAAGCAGTTGACACACATGAAAGTGTTCATTTGAGTCAACTGATACCAAGGAATAATGCTTGATTTCTGGTAAGAGTTTTCATCGAAATATTTCTCCTAGTTGTCACTTAGCAAAGGTAATTGCTTACTAAGCTAGTCTCTTTGCATAAATTTCCATTTTCCAGCATTTGATTAAACTTGACAATTGGGATTCTCCATGGAAACAGTGGAGCAAGATGCTACACCttccaaaaaacataaaaatagtgCTCTCTCATTTGTTGCCTGGCAGCAATACTCCTTGTTTTTACTCAcaggaaaatttatttttgctgattGGCGTAACTTtggcagggaaagggaaaggacaAAATAGCAATCAAAAATTGATAGGGCAGTttaaccttttcctttttttaaagaccCAAGTGAGGTCTTCATAACTTTAAATAGCATAAAAAGCATATACTATACAGAAGCATAAAGCATATAAAATATAATGGCAGAGTGAGTGCGATCAGAGAGGAGCCTTCAGTAAGAGTCTTTGAGGACAAAGGTTCTTTGATTAAGGGACACACTAGATGAAGCAGTTGCGGTTCTCAAGCTGTGTGGGTTCAAACTGCATTTATAAGGCTTAACAATAGGTCTTAGcctaaatttcattttatctccCATCCTGGTTGGTCCCTGTGGTAGATAATGTTCTTGTTCAtgactctttcttccctccccatcCTCGCCATGGCTTACTACAGACAGAGCACACTTCTCTAACTCACTCACTTTGGGTTTGGTCTAGAGAATGTGGGTGAACGTAACAAACGTCATGTCTGACCAGAGACAGACTCTACATGAATTTGTGAAATTTGGCTTGACCTCCTGCACATTTGCTATGAGGAGAGAATGCCCTGCATAGCCATTGCCCCTTCAGcctgggtcctggaatgagaaaCACGTGGAGCAGACCCAAATCTAAGGTCAGGGGAAGCCTGGCCACCCATATGCTGTGTGCagaccagcaagagaaaaataaacatttgtagcTATAAATCACTGACATTTGGGAGCTGATTACTATGTAATATTATTACAGCAAAAACCTGACTAATATggtcatcaaaaagaaaaagaaatggttctgaagaacctagggacagaacaggaatagagatgcagatgtagagaatggacttgaggacacggggagggggaagggtaagctgggatgaagtgagagagtggcatggacatatatacactaccaaatgtaaaatagatagctagtgggaagcagtcgcatagcacagggagatcagctcggtgctttgtgaccacctagaggggtgggatagggagggtgggagggagacgcaagagggaggaatatggggatgtatgtatatgtatagctgattcactttgttatacagcagaaactaacacaccattgtaaagcaaatatactccaataaagatgttaaaaatatatatatattgttcctATTAGGGTCTACTGTGAGCAATCATACAGACTTCAGAATGTGCACGCTGGGTTCTGATTAGCTGTTCCCCATCTTTCCAGTCATCAATCAGATGGAGCAAAGTCTGATTAAATGACTGGCTTGTCCTGATGACGCTgagggtgttcttttttttttatttaattaattaatttattattttttatttttgtctgcattgtgtcttcattgctgttcgcgggctttctctagttgcagcgaacgggggctactcttcgctgcagtgcacaggcttctcattctggtggcttctcttgttgtggagcacgggctctaggcgcgcgggcttcagtagttgtggcacgtgggctcagtagttgtggctcgcgggctctagagcgcaggctctgtagttgtggcacacgggcttagttgctctgcggcatgtgggatcttcctggaccagggcttgaacccgtgtatcctgcatcggcaggtggattcttaaccactgcaccaccaggaaagtctgcTGAGGGTGTTCTTGAAGgtgagatttatttattcatttctaaagTCTGTATTTATAAACTAGGGACAGATATTCTAGGAATTCTATTAGTGGAAAAATCAGTTTACAAAACAATTTGTATGTTCTCATTTAGGAAAATTTGAAACATGCACtggcagctccagaatttctatacAGAATTTCTATATAGGTGGGCTGGATAACAATCTGATTGGAAGAGAGCTGGGGGTGAGCATAAAGTTTTGACATTTCATTTTTATACCACTTTAATTGAAAAAACTCCCAATGGGCCATATCAAAGAATTACTTGGAGGGAAGCTGATGAAGATGGTGTGGGAACTTTAAGGCCCCATACTCCCAGATACTCCTTGGCCCAGACAGTGCCTATATTaagtgtatctataaatacacagaGAGAGGGCTGGAAGCATAGACACCAAAATGAATGGGAGTTATAAATGGAAAGTGGAATTTAGGGAAATCTTTACCCTCTTCTTTGTATCTTTCTGTATTGTTTGAATCTTTTgcactaaaaatatattattttccccaaaaCCAATGAAGttattttccacaaagaaaacaaaaagaatcctACTGACCTCTACTTTTTCCcacatcttatttttttaattaattgatttattaatttattttggttgcgttgggtcttcactgctgtatgcgggctttctctagttgcagtgagcaaggCCTACtcttcttcgttgtggtgcgtgggcttctcatcatggtggcttctcttgttgcagagcacgggctctaggtgcacgggcttcagtagttgtggctcgcgggctctagagcacaggctcagtagttgtggcgcacgggcttagttgttccaccgcgtgtgggatcttcctggaccagggcttgaacccgtgtcccctgcattggcaggcagattcttaaccactgagccactggggaagtcccctcACACCTTATTTTAATCATCTAACTGGTGCCCCTAAATTCCCAAATTTCAGTTCTTCCACAATGTCTTACCCACTTTTTAGCTTCAGCCAGTCTCTGAAAACAACCAAGTGTAAAAGAAACAACATGAGTATAAAAAAGagccctggggacttccctggtggtctagtggttaggactccatgctttcactgatgggcccgggttcaagccctggttagggaactaaacTCACACAAGCCTTGAGAgacagccagaaagaaaaaaaaagagccctggTCTGTCGGGTAAGATTCCAGTTCCAGCCCTTCCCTTCTCTGTCGGACCTCAGCCTCCAATATGCAAAGGGAAGGATTGGGATAATTAGGGGTTAGAAACTCAAATGCCTAGAGGAGCCAGGGAGGGACAAATGACAGGAACAAATGGGGCTGTGCTGGACTGGAGGAACCCACCCACCCTCAAGGAAGCACCGCTGCAGGTCCCAGGTTGCCAGGCTTTCCTATGTATCCAGGCACTGGAAGTCGGGTTTTTATATGGAATCTCCTGATTTTTGAATCTTAGCAGATGCGCTTTAAAACGTTTTGTGAATTCCTTGCAGGCCAAATTAACTTCACCTATGCATCCGTCTGGCACATGGTGAGCTGACCCTGGCTCAGATGCTCTTTAAGGCAGGGGTCCTCAACCCCCGGGCCGCGGACCGGTACCTCTTAGGAACCCAGCCACACATCAGGAGGTGAAAGGCGGgggagcgagcaaagcttcatctgccgctccccgttGCTCCCCAGCGGtcttactgcctgaaccatcgcTCGTATCACCGTCGGAACCATCCCCCCCACACACCCGGGACTGTGGAAAAACTGTCCTCCACGAAACCGGTCTCTGGTGCCAAAAAACTGGGGACTGCTGCTTTAAGGCCCATTGTTTCACGCTCCCGGAATCCACTCAGGCGCCACCTAGTGACGGCGACTGTCAACAGT from Mesoplodon densirostris isolate mMesDen1 chromosome 10, mMesDen1 primary haplotype, whole genome shotgun sequence encodes the following:
- the LOC132497930 gene encoding small ribosomal subunit protein eS27-like yields the protein MPLAKDFLHPSPEEKMKHKKKCLMQSPSSYVMDVKCPGCYKITTVFSHAQTVVLCVGCSTVLCQPTRGKARLTEGCSFRQKQQ